In the Rhododendron vialii isolate Sample 1 chromosome 2a, ASM3025357v1 genome, ccttggttccgccgcgccgggttcccgagtatcctcacaatggttccgccgcgccgggttcccattggcacacaattgcattggctccgtaccgcggataaccaagccatattaccaatgaggctaccacgtccggccgcattggcaatcttcacaatgggctaccaagtccggccacattgtggttttcacaatccacgcaatgggctaccaagtccggccacattacgagttttcatacacacaacgggctaccaagtccggccacgttgcggttttcacaatctacacgatgggctaccacgtccggccgcatcgtgggtttccatacacacaatgggctaccaagtccggccacattacggtttcaaaacacaactcatcattatccacgccctaggtgccatgtttctacttccttgatttttgtgtctcgttctcatgcatagactccgcggtaggacgtTCACATATGTACTCacaaatcattcattgaaatcttgaaactaaactagcaagatcatccaattctatgaTCATCCataagtaatacaagcaactcatgtaagcatgctcataaccatcttctGGGAAATAACTACCATCTTTTGCATGGCCTAAAATTATGAAGTATCAGTAAATGGCAATAGTGGTGGAAGGAAGAGTATGGTACAATAAAAGAACAACAAAGGTTACCTTGATATTGTTGACCATAAAGGACACAAGGAGTTTGGAAAAGGAGCTCCCAATTTCCTTCTTCATGTCGATGGGCAATAACAGGGTCTGAGATAGGGCCAATGCAGTTTCTTCGGAGCCAACGCTGTCTCCAACGCGCATAGGGCAGTCAACTCAAATGAGTTGAGGAGCCCAGGTGAGGGCAAAAATAGGGGAATCTTGAGAAGGGATGTTTCCTGTGTTCGGAGCAGAGGGGTCTGGCAGTTGGCGTTTATCATGATGACCGGCAGTGACTTCTTCAGGAGAAAAACCCAGGGGAACATTAAATTGGACAACCGCCCGACGACCGTGGGAGGTACCACGGCTCTGAGTGGTCCGTGGCCTTGAGAGGTGCCTTGGCCACAACCGAGAAGGTTGAGAAGGCTATTGAGGTCAATTGGTTGACTCATTTCTTGATTAAGCAATGAGGGCGATGGAGAGTAACCTCTCGAAGATGAGGTGGATGCTTCCTCGGCCAGAAGAATAGGCTCGTCAGGAATTGGAGGGGTCCGAGATCGGCTATCTCTCTCTTGAACGGGGTCAGAAGTAGAAGGTGCAGAAGGTCCCTGGTCATTTGCTGCACAGGTACGACGGTCAATGAATCCACCATAAGAAGCCCTGTAGCCTAGCAAAACCTGCGTTGcacttgctcggcctgctaggCTGGTTGGTCCCCTCTCCGTTAAATGCAAGTGTGCAGCACATAGCAGAAGAATTAGCCAAAgcatgcagaagctcagaatGCCAGTAGTAGGAAATGAAATGGGAAAAAGGAACTAACGTGGTGTGCcaaatatgtgaggggcatggaaaCCTATCACCTGACCGTCATCATCCCTGGGCTCAAAATTCCCTGTGACGACTAAGAAATCATTGTCATCcccccgagcagagtctggaaGCTCGGTGACCAACTTTTTCCAAGAATCCCTACTCTTGAGATAATAGGTTAAGCAATCTTTGGTTCTGGAGATGCTATAAAGATGATGGATATTGTACAAATCTGAATATGTGCCCAGCATCTCTTTCAGATTGTGTATCCCCATAATAACTCGAAAGAAATTTGTAGAAACTTGCATCGGGGAGAGCCTATAATGGGCTAGGACCTGACGCAACAAGGGGCACAAAGGAAATCTAACACCACCCTCCACAACGGCGACGACAAGAATGTGGAGAGAATCATTGTCAAAAATCTCATAGACAACGTCCTCGGGGTGAGAGTGGTGGCGATATTATCAAGGACATTGTAACGAGTTCTAAAGTTTGCCATATTTTGAGGAGTATCACAATGCCTACGAACCTCCCTATTTTTCTACAGTAAAGTTCAAAGAcagaaaccctagaaacaaaGAGAAGCCCTAAGTCGACGAGAAACGACAGGAACAAGGGCATAATTGGGAGCGAAAACTTAAGGAGTAGAGATGGGGAAAGCCTGGTGTAGAAAAGATGGGCCTTGGAAGGGAAGAACAATGCTCCAATGGCGAGAAGCTCTTTCTCCTTTCTGCAGAGAGAcacttagagagagaagattggggGTTTTAAATGAGGACAAAATCCCCCAAATCCCCCAGTTTGTGGGGTGGCGTATGCGAAACGTCACCCTAGACGCCATTTGTGCATCTCGTTTCCCGTAAACTATTATTtacacttagctgtaaataatagtatcccCTCCATCTGAGTCACCACTATTATTTATAGAACCGAagctatattggctatttaattttgcttggcatgATCTAGTGTCTagataataaaattaaaaggttgtgcctatctacacgaatgatgaAAAGTAGAGgacttcccatcgaggcatgctcttcacggtgtgttgggttgccaatgttttttcttttaacatgtggttgagggaaccaatattaaaatgaaattcaaattttttattgcccttcataattgttgttagggaaaatttcaaaatggcacctgaactgtgtaccaaatgtcacagagacacctgaacttaaatttatttcaattaaacacctatactaacaaaatcctcaaattttgacacctAAActtaaaatttatttcaattaaacacctgtactaacaaaatccttaaatttAGACCCCCGCTGTTATACTCCGAcccaaaaattgctgatatggcatctccaacctgtttaagttgccccattgcacGTGTTTCCAACAGGGGACGATGCACCCAAACGAAACCCATCATTAGAAGTATGTCGAGCAGAAAGAAGAACtgggtttgggcaaaaaaacaTGGTTTGGTGGGATAATGACCTTAACCTAATTGATTTCccttcatttctctctctagaagtcTGCCTATTATTCCACCATCTCCTTCACTTCAACCCTAGACCTGAAGTCTGCCTCTGGGTTTCGCTTGGGTGCATTGTCCCTTGTTAGAAACATGTACAATGAGCGacttaaacgggttggagatgccatgtTAGCAATTTTTTGGATGGAGTATAACGGCGGGGatctaaatttgggaattttgttagtacatgtgtttaattgaaataaacttaagttcaggtgtctaaatttggagattttgtaagtacaggtgtttaattgaaataaatttaagttcagatgtctctgtgacatttggcGCAAAAttcaggtgtcattttgaaattttcccttgttGTTATGTTATGTGAttctcaaattaaaaaaatgggctttttcaatccacttgccattattttcaaagaaaaataacttattggaccaaactatgttgattggaaaagaaatttggatattgtgttaactgctgagggGCACAAATATGTGCTATCTAAGGACTGCCCTCTAAAACTTGATGAGAATGCCACAGAACAGAAAGTAAAGCCTTATAAGGATTAGATTAACGCTGATCAGATGGCGCGGTGTTATATTCTGGCTtctatgtcgaatatattgcaacatcaACATCAGTCTATGGAAACTACTTACGATATGATGTTGAACCTCAAAGACATGTTTGGGGATCAAAATCGTGCAGCCGGGCTAGTTActatgaaagaattggtgagcataacccatgttgaagggaccccaATTAGGGATCATATTCTGAAGATGATTGCTCTTCTGAATGAACTAGAGATCTTTGGGGCTAAAATCGATACAgaaacccagatcgatttcgtCCTTAACTAACTGCGcgcagtctgagagttttaagaATTCTCGCCTGAACTAtactatgaacaaaatgcatttatctttggcgggacttcttaaggaactccaagcagctgagggtcttGTGGTTGTGAAGAAATCACCATCAGTGTTAGTGCCTGAGaaggcttctacttctaagtcgaaaggcaagaagaagtaGAACAAGTCTCAAaaaaaggttgtggaggcagttcatgcacctcaaggtggagtgaaaaagcctacgggcaagtgttttcactgtAAGTAGAAAGGACACTAGAAGAAGGATTGTCcaatttttctcaataaaatgaacatacaaggtaaatctttttcactagttgttgaatcatgtttagcggTGTTATCTACCAATACCTTGTGTGTAGATACGAGAGCCACTGATCATGTTTGCAATTCGTTGCAGGGGTTCCAGGAAACCAAAACACTCAGTGATGGGGAGATTTATATACATATGAAAAATGCTACGAGAATGGTagcagttgcagtaggaaatgtcattttaaattttagtagtaataggagtttaattttgagagattgtctttatgttccttCTATTAGAATAAACTTGGTTTTAGTTTCTAAGTTGATTAAGGATGGATATTTAGTTTATTGTAGTGACTCTgaggttattaagttaaataaacattttatctaTTTTGGTTCATTGGGGAATGATCTCTATATTATTAATCCTATATTTTctacagtgcaactgcatgaattgaataacgcTAATAATTTGCTATGTAAGAGAAAAGAATCTTCTAAATTGAAtcaaacgtatctttggcacttacgacttggtcatattaatctgaataggatttctagactggttagagatggacct is a window encoding:
- the LOC131317313 gene encoding uncharacterized protein LOC131317313 gives rise to the protein MARCYILASMSNILQHQHQSMETTYDMMLNLKDMFGDQNRAAGLVTMKELVSITHVEGTPIRDHILKMIALLNELEIFGAKIDTETQIDFELQAAEGLVVVKKSPSVLVPEKASTSKSKGKKK